One Hordeum vulgare subsp. vulgare chromosome 4H, MorexV3_pseudomolecules_assembly, whole genome shotgun sequence DNA window includes the following coding sequences:
- the LOC123446732 gene encoding transcription factor MYB44-like — MTPPSSFPGNDAGACDDDGSPHGVKKMWTKEEDDLLREQVRRYGGPHNWDNICRALPGRNSKSCRLRWCQHLDPRVEAVKPFTREEDMLIVKYQAAYGNRWSTIAEFLSGRTDNAVKNRWNSVLRKRQEHAPSQQGQTRSWAPAAARQAAGPEVTPRCLPLFPGSPEDVPDAETCAPTRECLDLFPLAPGDIIRGNAAAAAPPSDMSCGLGDPLTELRIWPEERVVFDVMPLQAYRM, encoded by the coding sequence ATGACGCCGCCGTCCTCCTTCCCGGGCAACGACGCCGGCGCCTGCGACGACGACGGCTCGCCGCACGGGGTCAAGAAGATGTGGACCAAGGAGGAGGACGACCTGCTGCGGGAGCAGGTGCGGCGGTACGGCGGCCCGCACAACTGGGACAACATCTGCCGAGCGCTGCCCGGCCGCAACTCCAAGTCGTGCCGCCTCCGCTGGTGCCAGCACCTCGATCCCAGGGTGGAGGCCGTCAAGCCCTTCACCCGCGAGGAGGACATGCTCATCGTCAAGTACCAGGCCGCCTACGGCAACCGCTGGTCCACCATCGCCGAGTTCCTCTCCGGCCGCACCGACAACGCCGTCAAGAACCGCTGGAACTCCGTCCTCCGCAAGCGCCAGGAGCACGCGCCCTCCCAACAGGGCCAAACGCGCTCGTGGGCTCCTGCCGCCGCCCGTCAGGCCGCGGGCCCCGAGGTCACGCCGCGGTGCCTGCCGCTGTTCCCTGGTTCGCCCGAGGACGTGCCGGATGCTGAGACATGTGCGCCGACGAGGGAGTGCCTCGACCTGTTCCCTCTGGCGCCCGGGGATATCATCAGGGGCAATGCGGCTGCTGCGGCGCCGCCGAGTGACATGTCCTGCGGATTAGGCGACCCGCTCACCGAGCTGAGGATCTGGCCGGAGGAGAGGGTGGTGTTCGACGTAATGCCGCTCCAGGCTTACAGGATGTAG
- the LOC123446734 gene encoding glutamate decarboxylase 1-like — protein sequence MVLSRAASDTDVSVHSTFASRYVRSSLPRYRMPENSIPKEAAYQIINDELMLDGNPRLNLASFVTTWMEPECDKLIMASINKNYVDMDEYPVTTELQNRCVNMIAHLFHAPLGESETAVGVGTVGSSEAIMLAGLAFKRRWQNKRKAEGKPFDKPNIITGANVQVCWEKFARYFEVELKEVKLREGYYVMDPEQAVEMVDENTICVAAILGSTLNGEFEDVKRINDLLEDKNKQTGWETPIHVDAASGGFIAPFLYPELEWDFRLPWVKSINVSGHKYGLVYPGIGWCVWRSKEDLPDELIFHINYLGTDQPTFTLNFSKGSSQVIAQYYQLIRHGFEGYRNIMENCQENAMVVKEGLEKTGRFNIVSKDEGVPLVAFSLKDHSRHDEFEISDMLRRFGWIVPAYTMPADAQHVTVLRVVIREEFSRTLAERLVIDIDTVMAQLDVLPSKLTPPALGLLPATLPKTVAKKTELETQKSVAAAWKEFVLAKKTNGVC from the exons ATGGTGCTCTCCAGGGCCGCCTCGGACACCGACGTGTCTGTTCACTCCACCTTCGCCTCCCGCTATGTCCGGTCGTCCCTCCCGAG GTACCGCATGCCGGAGAACTCGATCCCCAAGGAGGCGGCGTACCAGATCATCAACGACGAGCTGATGCTGGACGGCAACCCGCGGCTGAACCTGGCGTCGTTCGTGACCACGTGGATGGAGCCCGAGTGCGACAAGCTCATCATGGCCTCCATCAACAAGAACTACGTCGACATGGACGAGTACCCGGTCACCACCGAGCTCCAG AACCGGTGCGTGAACATGATCGCGCATCTCTTCCACGCGCCGCTGGGCGAGTCGGAGACGGCCGTGGGCGTGGGCACGGTGGGGTCGTCGGAGGCCATCATGCTGGCCGGGCTGGCCTTCAAGCGGAGGTGGCAGAACAAGCGCAAGGCAGAGGGGAAACCGTTCGACAAGCCcaacatcatcaccggcgccaacgtccag GTCTGCTGGGAGAAGTTCGCGAGGTACTTTGAGGTGGAGCTCAAGGAGGTGAAGCTGCGGGAGGGGTACTACGTGATGGACCCGGAGCAGGCGGTGGAGATGGTGGACGAGAACACCATCTGCGTGGCGGCCATCCTCGGCTCCACGCTCAACGGCGAGTTCGAGGACGTCAAGCGCATCAACGACCTGCTCGAAGACAAGAACAAGCAGACAGG GTGGGAGACGCCGATCCATGTGGACGCGGCGAGCGGCGGGTTCATCGCGCCGTTCCTGTACCCGGAGCTGGAGTGGGACTTCCGGCTGCCGTGGGTGAAGAGCATCAACGTGAGCGGCCACAAGTACGGCCTCGTCTACCCCGGCATCGGCTGGTGCGTCTGGCGCAGCAAGGAGGACCTGCCCGACGAGCTCATCTTCCACATCAACTACCTCGGCACCGACCAGCCCACcttcaccctcaacttctccaaggGCTCCAGCCAGGTGATCGCGCAGTACTACCAGCTCATCCGCCACGGCTTCGAG GGGTACaggaacatcatggagaactgcCAGGAGAACGCCATGGTGGTGAAGGAGGGACTGGAGAAGACGGGGCGCTTCAACATCGTGTCCAAGGACGAGGGCGTGCCGCTGGTGGCCTTCTCGCTCAAGGACCACAGCCGCCACGACGAGTTCGAGATCTCCGACATGCTGCGCCGCTTCGGCTGGATCGTGCCGGCCTACACCATGCCGGCCGACGCGCAGCACGTCACCGTGCTCCGCGTCGTCATCCGGGAGGAGTTCAGCCGCACCCTCGCCGAGCGCCTCGTCATCGACATCGACACCGTCATGGCCCAGCTCGACGTGCTCCCCTCCAAGCTCACGCCCCCCGCCCTGGGGCTGCTGCCGGCCACGCTGCCCAAGACCGTCGCCAAGAAGACGGAGCTCGAGACGCAGAAGTCCGTGGCGGCGGCATGGAAGGAGTTTGTGCTCGCCAAGAAGACCAACGGCGTCTGCTAG